In one window of Cellulophaga sp. HaHa_2_95 DNA:
- a CDS encoding TerC family protein: MLIWGLFLVLIIIFLALDLGVFNKEDHIIKTKEASIWTAVWVTVALAFSGVIYWLFSAGLIENPTGLTPKGAVLKYITGYLIELSLSIDNVFVIAVIFTSFKIPLIYQHRVLFWGILGAIVFRALMILFGVALITRFDWIIYVFGVFLLYTAFKMLKGDDDNFDPKNSFVFKQIKKVYPITTQINGHDFFIKKMGLNAATPLFVALIVIELTDILFALDSIPAILAITADPFIVFTSNILAILGLRSMYFLISRMLQKFRFINYSLVVILAFVGIKMLLSHHVEFPEWLSLGVIALALIGGIVASLVIKETGALEEVEKE; this comes from the coding sequence TTAATAAAGAAGACCACATTATAAAAACAAAAGAAGCCAGTATCTGGACGGCTGTTTGGGTCACCGTAGCCCTAGCCTTTAGTGGTGTTATTTATTGGTTATTCTCTGCGGGCTTAATAGAAAACCCAACGGGCCTCACTCCCAAAGGGGCTGTTTTAAAATACATTACAGGCTATTTAATTGAGCTTTCACTAAGTATAGATAACGTATTTGTTATTGCAGTGATATTTACCTCCTTCAAAATTCCGCTGATATACCAACACCGTGTGTTATTTTGGGGTATTCTTGGCGCCATCGTTTTCCGAGCCCTGATGATCCTTTTTGGTGTTGCATTAATTACACGTTTTGATTGGATAATTTATGTGTTCGGAGTATTCTTATTGTATACTGCTTTTAAGATGTTGAAAGGAGATGATGACAATTTTGATCCTAAAAACTCCTTTGTGTTTAAACAAATAAAAAAAGTATACCCCATAACAACACAGATTAACGGGCATGATTTTTTTATTAAAAAAATGGGCTTAAATGCCGCTACTCCATTATTTGTAGCGCTTATTGTTATTGAATTAACAGATATATTATTTGCTCTAGACAGTATTCCTGCAATCTTAGCCATTACGGCAGATCCTTTTATCGTATTTACCTCTAATATCTTGGCCATTTTAGGCTTACGTTCTATGTATTTTTTAATTTCTAGAATGTTACAGAAGTTCAGGTTTATCAACTATAGCTTGGTAGTGATCTTAGCCTTTGTAGGGATTAAGATGTTACTGTCTCATCATGTAGAATTTCCAGAGTGGTTATCTTTAGGAGTGATCGCTTTAGCGTTAATTGGAGGTATTGTTGCTTCGCTAGTCATAAAAGAAACCGGCGCATTGGAGGAAGTTGAAAAAGAATAA
- a CDS encoding OmpA family protein, whose protein sequence is MKNIGLKLSTVLLAATLTVSCSAVKNANNKQKGAVIGAGSGAAIGGILGNNIGNGNNTALGAIIGAVVGGAAGGYIGNRMDKQAERIEEEIPGAEVTRVGEGINVVFNEDAGVYFDTNKSVVKGTSATTLDRLVGILKEYPDSNILVEGHTDSAGADEYNMNLSKQRAESVTSYLNTHGIAGSRLTTKWYGETQPKSDNSTAEGKAKNRRVEMVIVASDELKQEAVQKTQ, encoded by the coding sequence ATGAAAAATATAGGATTAAAATTAAGTACTGTTTTACTTGCCGCTACCTTAACAGTTAGCTGTAGCGCTGTTAAAAATGCCAACAACAAACAAAAAGGTGCCGTTATTGGCGCTGGTAGTGGTGCTGCTATTGGCGGTATCTTAGGAAATAATATTGGAAACGGAAACAATACTGCTTTAGGTGCAATTATTGGTGCTGTAGTGGGTGGTGCTGCCGGTGGTTACATTGGTAATCGTATGGATAAGCAAGCAGAACGTATTGAAGAAGAAATTCCTGGAGCTGAGGTTACTAGAGTTGGTGAAGGAATTAATGTGGTATTCAACGAAGATGCAGGCGTATATTTTGATACGAACAAGTCTGTCGTAAAAGGTACTTCGGCAACTACTTTAGATCGTTTGGTGGGCATCTTAAAAGAATATCCAGATTCTAACATCTTAGTAGAAGGACATACGGATAGTGCTGGTGCAGATGAGTACAACATGAATTTATCTAAGCAAAGAGCAGAATCTGTGACTAGCTATTTAAATACACATGGTATTGCAGGTAGTAGATTAACTACGAAATGGTACGGAGAAACACAACCTAAGTCAGACAATAGTACGGCCGAGGGGAAAGCAAAAAACCGTAGAGTAGAAATGGTAATTGTTGCTAGTGATGAATTGAAGCAAGAAGCCGTTCAGAAAACACAATAA
- a CDS encoding lipocalin family protein, with protein sequence MRKILILSLLFSVVLSSCSATKAVREKRNLLSGTWELTNVSFEGQPGSFKSVIFNDAQDICFEGSNWFFRDNNSTGRYTIAQSSLCNGGDRYIRWSVIENDYGTSQLQFKPIDEKNKDISGGYGYRLDIASLTASNMTLKSNVMANGAPVAVVYEFTKQ encoded by the coding sequence ATGAGAAAAATTTTGATACTAAGTTTACTCTTTAGTGTAGTTCTAAGTTCTTGTTCTGCTACCAAAGCAGTTAGAGAGAAAAGAAATCTGCTTAGCGGAACTTGGGAATTAACAAATGTTTCCTTTGAAGGACAACCAGGAAGTTTTAAATCGGTGATCTTTAACGATGCTCAGGACATTTGCTTTGAAGGGAGTAATTGGTTTTTTAGAGACAACAACAGTACAGGACGTTATACTATCGCGCAATCTTCTTTATGTAATGGCGGTGATAGATACATTCGCTGGTCTGTAATAGAAAATGATTACGGTACAAGTCAGTTACAATTTAAGCCAATTGATGAAAAAAATAAAGATATTTCTGGTGGTTACGGATATCGTTTAGATATTGCAAGCTTAACCGCTTCTAACATGACCTTGAAATCTAACGTAATGGCTAATGGTGCGCCAGTAGCTGTAGTATATGAATTCACAAAACAATAG
- a CDS encoding thiamine pyrophosphate-dependent enzyme — MKYTDYSLSNHSKIQLYKQLLLPRLIEEKMLILLRQGKITKWFSGIGQEAISVGVTAALHPDEYLLPMHRNLGVFTTRGIPLSKLFSQWQGKANGFTEGRDRSFHFGSQEHKIIGMISHLGPQLGVADGIALANLLKKNKQVTAVFSGEGATSEGDFHEALNVASVWKLPVLFCIENNGYGLSTPTNEQFNCKDIADKGIGYGMESYCIDGNNILEVYTRVNALCSDLRENPRPVLLEFKTFRMRGHEEASGTKYVPQELLDTWEAKDPIANYEAFLLASNTLTADAIALLKAKMQQEIEDELQISYQEEDVPLVPEKELADVYAPFTYEEQAPNVTTENIRLVDAISQGLRQAMEKHDNLVIMGQDIAEYGGVFKITEGFVAQFGKERVRNTPICESAIISAAMGLSINGMKAVVEMQFADFVSSGFNPIVNYLAKTHYRWAEKADVVIRMPCGAGVGAGPFHSQTNEAWFTKTPGLKVVYPAFPFDAKGLLITAINDPNPVLFFEHKALYRSLYQEVPTAYYTLPLGKAALLKKGTAITIVAYGAAVHWALEVLEERPEIHADLIDLRTLQPLDTETIYHSVKKTGKLIILQEDSLFGSLASEIAALVIEECFEFLDAPVKRVASLDTPIPFSKILEQNYLPKDRFLKALLALLAY; from the coding sequence ATGAAGTACACGGACTATTCCTTATCAAATCATAGTAAAATTCAACTATACAAACAGCTCTTATTACCACGACTGATTGAAGAAAAAATGTTGATTTTATTGCGACAAGGAAAAATAACGAAATGGTTTAGTGGAATAGGGCAGGAGGCCATTTCTGTTGGTGTAACAGCCGCTTTACATCCGGATGAATACCTATTACCTATGCACCGAAACTTAGGCGTGTTCACCACCAGAGGCATCCCCTTATCAAAATTGTTTTCTCAATGGCAAGGAAAAGCAAATGGTTTTACTGAAGGTAGAGATCGAAGCTTTCATTTTGGATCTCAAGAGCATAAAATTATTGGGATGATTTCACATCTAGGACCACAATTAGGAGTTGCAGATGGGATAGCGCTTGCCAATCTTTTAAAAAAGAACAAACAAGTTACTGCTGTTTTCTCCGGGGAAGGAGCTACTAGTGAAGGTGATTTTCATGAAGCTTTAAACGTAGCATCGGTATGGAAACTTCCTGTTCTTTTTTGTATTGAAAACAATGGCTACGGATTATCAACACCCACCAATGAACAATTTAACTGTAAAGATATAGCGGATAAAGGTATTGGTTACGGTATGGAGTCTTATTGTATTGATGGGAATAATATTTTAGAAGTTTATACCAGAGTAAACGCACTATGTTCAGACCTTAGGGAAAATCCTAGACCTGTATTACTAGAGTTTAAGACCTTTAGAATGCGCGGCCATGAAGAAGCTAGTGGTACAAAGTATGTCCCTCAAGAATTATTAGATACTTGGGAAGCAAAAGATCCAATAGCTAATTATGAGGCATTCTTGCTAGCATCAAATACGCTAACGGCTGATGCCATTGCACTTCTTAAAGCAAAGATGCAACAAGAAATAGAGGATGAACTGCAAATTTCCTATCAAGAAGAAGATGTACCCTTAGTTCCTGAAAAAGAGCTAGCAGATGTTTATGCGCCTTTTACCTACGAAGAACAAGCGCCTAATGTAACTACAGAAAATATCCGTTTGGTAGATGCCATTTCTCAGGGTTTGAGACAAGCCATGGAGAAACATGACAACTTAGTAATAATGGGACAAGACATTGCCGAATACGGCGGTGTGTTCAAAATCACGGAGGGCTTCGTTGCGCAATTTGGAAAGGAGAGGGTGAGAAATACTCCAATTTGCGAATCGGCCATTATTTCTGCGGCAATGGGCTTATCTATAAACGGTATGAAGGCCGTTGTAGAAATGCAATTTGCTGATTTTGTGAGTAGCGGCTTTAACCCTATCGTAAATTACCTAGCAAAAACGCATTACCGATGGGCAGAAAAAGCAGATGTTGTTATTAGAATGCCTTGTGGAGCTGGAGTAGGAGCAGGACCTTTTCATTCACAAACTAATGAAGCTTGGTTTACGAAAACTCCTGGATTAAAGGTCGTATACCCCGCATTTCCTTTTGATGCTAAAGGTTTATTAATTACAGCCATTAATGATCCCAATCCTGTGCTTTTCTTTGAACACAAAGCACTTTACAGAAGTCTCTACCAAGAAGTACCTACAGCCTATTATACCTTACCCCTTGGAAAGGCCGCATTACTTAAAAAAGGAACAGCAATTACTATAGTGGCGTATGGTGCTGCCGTACATTGGGCTTTAGAGGTTTTAGAAGAGCGACCAGAAATACATGCAGATCTTATTGACTTGCGCACCTTACAACCATTAGATACAGAAACCATTTATCATTCTGTAAAAAAGACAGGAAAGCTCATCATTCTGCAAGAAGATAGTTTATTTGGTAGTCTTGCCAGTGAAATTGCTGCTTTGGTTATAGAAGAATGCTTTGAATTCTTAGATGCTCCGGTGAAACGTGTTGCTAGCTTAGATACTCCCATTCCCTTTTCTAAAATACTAGAACAGAATTATTTACCAAAAGATAGATTTTTAAAGGCTTTACTAGCGCTTTTAGCCTATTAG